From a region of the Gossypium raimondii isolate GPD5lz chromosome 10, ASM2569854v1, whole genome shotgun sequence genome:
- the LOC105775034 gene encoding uncharacterized protein LOC105775034: MRLRVELKPFFLIPPFFLILSTIFSSSLGQNVDGNLPVPLDAGNLPVPVNGNIPTAVKDGNVPIPGTDGNMPMPGKDGNMPMPGKDGNMPMPGVAGNLPMPMPGMAGNLPMPMPGMAGNLPMPMPGMDGNLSGIKVPFDDKFSGMVGSVRDKMEKAKSGNGTYIVLAEKQTRRRDPLDHLHYYTGGWNITNKHYYASVAFSSFPFLATALAWFVLLGVLILCACCCCKHNNMSYAYPPLAYILILIFLVLFTTTAIVGCGIMYDGEARFLETVYEAAKYIVNQAKKVSDGLTNVYLYLYSAKSVSLDQQFLPPEIITQIDTVTSQLNASKDLPYNTSASILDSLPKVLNPVNLALILITATMLLVAFIGFLLSLFGLQTLVYLFVVIGWIIASLAFVLCGAFLAFHNLMADTCIAVDEWVQNPMAGSAIKSLLPCVDSEFGKNVTDASKLVTNGIDTLLNHHVSLIANANNLPPEAKPLYYNQSGPLVPIICDPYMVEQTKQCGEGAVALGNAIQEWNKYVCQVSGAGICSTTGRLTPDLYKQMSAAVNVSYALYSYGPFLASLVDCSMIRDTLKDMHQHHCPGLRKQSQRVYIGLLIATVSVIFCLFFWVFYGRERRHRKYNKTTSKVETPPSKE; this comes from the exons ATGAGGCTGCGTGTTGAATTGAAGCCATTTTTTCTTATACCACCTTTCTTCCTCATTTTATCAACCATCTTTTCATCTTCGCTTGGACAGAATGTAGATGGTAATTTGCCAGTGCCTTTAGACGCCGGTAATTTGCCGGTGCCAGTTAATGGTAATATACCAACGGCAGTCAAGGATGGTAACGTGCCAATTCCAGGCACGGATGGTAACATGCCAATGCCAGGCAAAGATGGTAACATGCCAATGCCAGGCAAGGATGGTAATATGCCAATGCCAGGCGTGGCTGGTAATTTGCCTATGCCAATGCCAGGCATGGCTGGTAATTTGCCAATGCCCATGCCAGGCATGGCTGGTAATTTGCCAATGCCAATGCCAGGCATGGATGGTAATTTGTCTGGCATCAAAGTGCCATTCGATGATAAATTTTCAG GAATGGTGGGTTCAGTGAGGGATAAAATGGAAAAGGCTAAATCAGGGAATGGAACTTACATAGTATTAGCCGAGAAACAAACACGCAGGAGAGACCCTCTAGACCATTTACATTATTATACAGGTGGATGGAACATTACTAACAAACATTACTATGCT TCCGTTGCTTTtagttcttttcctttcttagcCACTGCTTTGGCCTGGTTCGTTCTGCTTGGTGTGCTTATACTATGTGCTTGCTGCTGCTGCAAACACAACAACATGTCCTATGCTTATCCTCCACTTGCTTATATACTTATTCTAATCTTTCTCGTACTTTTCACCACCACAGCAAT TGTTGGATGCGGTATAATGTATGATGGAGAAGCAAGGTTCCTGGAAACCGTATATGAAGCAGCAAAATACATAGTGAATCAAGCGAAGAAAGTCTCCGATGGTCTTACAAACGTCTACCTTTATCTTTATTCAGCCAAGAGTGTTTCTTTGGACCAACAATTTCTACCACCTGAAATCATAACCCAGATCGATACGGTCACCTCTCAATTGAATGCCTCAAAGGACTTGCCTTATAATACATCCGCAAGCATTTTGGATTCCTTGCCCAAAGTTCTCAACCCTGT GAACCTGGCTTTGATCTTAATTACAGCTACCATGCTTCTAGTGGCATTTATTGGATTCT TGCTTTCGCTTTTTGGCTTGCAAACTTTGGTGTACTT ATTCGTGGTGATTGGATGGATCATTGCATCTCTGGCTTTTGTCTTGTGTGGTGCATTTCTAGCTTTCCACAA CTTAATGGCAGATACATGCATTGCAGTGGACGAATGGGTTCAAAACCCCATGGCTGGTTCAGCCATTAAGTCACTTCTTCCTTGTGTGGATAGTGAATTTGGCAAAAATGTGACGGATGCAAGCAAATTAGTCACCAATGGTATTGATACTCTGCTGAACCATCATGTTTCTCTTATAGCCAATGCCAACAACCTCCCTCCAGAAGCAAAACCTCTTTACTACAATCAATCTGGTCCATTAGTACCAATCATTTGTGACCCATACATGGTGGAACAGACTAAACAATGTGGTGAGGGTGCAGTAGCCTTGGGTAATGCAATACAG GaatggaacaaatatgtatgtcaagTATCAGGAGCTGGCATTTGCAGCACAACAGGACGGTTGACCCCTGACTTGTACAAGCAGATGAGTGCAGCTGTTAATGTGAGCTATGCATTGTACAGTTATGGTCCCTTCCTTGCTAGCCTAGTAGATTGCTCCATGATCCGAGACACTCTTAAGGACATGCACCAGCATCATTGTCCAGGGCTAAGGAAACAAAGCCAACGGGTTTATATCGGCTTGCTGATTGCAACGGTTTCGGTGATAT